A single region of the Alosa alosa isolate M-15738 ecotype Scorff River chromosome 6, AALO_Geno_1.1, whole genome shotgun sequence genome encodes:
- the gdf2 gene encoding growth/differentiation factor 2 — protein sequence MEDFVLEELEDSAVEVEEVENSAVEELEEEVEEEEVEDSEAALADWEERMEWLLGSVKEDLLRKLNLSSAPQEQVRVRPPDFMVQLYNTYAADQSSTPRADVIRSFSVQDVSLLESRGGVSRHRFLFNISVPASERVGTVQLRLYTQTGPRAHACSSGTTAATIRVYQLENHTEPHRLRGNTREPEHGTETEQTEEIGDREETEEPRGENTDRGNGEPLKGEKHTEPHGTTQTEPHGTTQIVDTDQTEPHGTTQTVDTDHTEGLLPVERSEEPRLALTENDLRIRGDFGGDGTQTAQSSYHFLDEREVAWSRGSWEMFDVTAALRSGAGAWSGRGVAEFEVRVQRAPCGGTEMADVSGSLTGNTSAVLIVFSSDQRGRRREAQQELQHTLSHEDEAVFSGAHEPRDASDDPNDLHAPQYTPHTTPAHDLHIPPNPPPVPGQPQLPQNVLPDGWERSSPVDARRTRRRRHAASGYCRRTSLRVNFKDIGWHEWIVAPPEYEAYECKGTCQFPLSPDVTPSKHAIIQSLVNLRHPGKANMACCVPTKLDPITIMYQENGVITVRHLYEEMRVAACGCR from the exons atggaggaCTTTGTGTTGGAGGAGTTGGAGGACTCTgcagtggaggtggaggaggtggagaactCGGCAGTGGAGgagttggaggaggaggtggaggaggaggaggtggaggactcAGAGGCGGCTCTGGCCGACTGGGAGGAGCGCATGGAGTGGCTCCTGGGCTCGGTGAAGGAGGACCTGCTGCGGAAGCTGAACCTGTCCAGCGCCCCTCAGGAGCAGGTGCGCGTGCGGCCGCCGGACTTCATGGTCCAGCTCTACAACACGTACGCAGCTGACCAGTCCAGCACGCCCAGAGCTGACGTCATACGCAGCTTCAGCGTACAGG ACGTGAGCCTATTGGAGTCCCGGGGTGGGGTCTCAAGGCACCGGTTCCTGTTCAACATCTCCGTCCCGGCCAGCGAGCGGGTCGGCACTGTCCAGCTCCGCCTGTACACACAGACCGGGCCCAGAGCACACGCCTGCTCCTCCGGAACCACCGCGGCAACCATCAGGGTCTACCAGCTGGAGAACCACACAGAACCACACAGGCTGAGAGGGAACACGAGAGAGCCAGAACACGGAACCGAGACAGAACAAACAGAAGAgataggagacagagaggaaacagAGGAACCAAGAGGAGAGAACACAGACAGAGGGAATGGAGAACCgctaaaaggggaaaaacatACAGAACCACATGGAACCACACAGACAGAACCACACGGAACCACACAGATAGTGGACACTGATCAGACAGAACCACACGGAACCACACAGACAGTGGACACTGATCATACAGAAGGGCTGCTACCAGTGGAACGCTCAGAGGAACCGCGCCTGGCCCTAACGGAGAATGACCTGAGAATTAGGGGGGACTTCGGAGGGGACGGAACCCAGACCGCCCAATCATCTTACCACTTCttggatgagagagaggtggcGTGGAGCAGAGGCTCATGGGAGATGTTTGACGTGACGGCGGCACTGCGGTCGGGGGCGGGGGCGTGGTCTGGGCGCGGCGTGGCAGAGTTTGAGGTGCGGGTGCAACGGGCGCCCTGCGGGGGCACTGAGATGGCAGACGTGAGTGGCAGCCTAACGGGGAACACATCGGCCGTCCTCATCGTGTTCTCCAGCGACCAGCGCGGGCGTCGCCGCGAGGCTCAGCAGGAGCTACAGCACACGTTGAGTCACGAGGACGAGGCCGTCTTCTCTGGAGCCCACGAACCCCGAGACGCCAGCGATGACCCCAACGACCTGCACGCCCCCCAGTACACGCCCCACACCACACCTGCACACGACCTGCACATCCCCCCAAATCCCCCTCCAGTTCCAGGGCAGCCGCAGTTACCCCAGAATGTTCTCCCAGACGGTTGGGAGCGCAGCTCTCCAGTCGATGCCCGCCGCACCCGCAGGAGGAGGCATGCGGCCAGTGGCTACTGCCGCCGCACGTCGCTGCGCGTCAACTTCAAGGACATCGGCTGGCACGAGTGGATCGTGGCGCCGCCGGAGTACGAGGCTTACGAGTGCAAGGGCACATGCCAGTTCCCACTCTCGCCCGACGTCACGCCCTCCAAGCACGCCATCATCCAGTCTCTGGTGAACCTGCGCCACCCCGGCAAGGCCAACATGGCCTGCTGCGTGCCCACCAAACTGGACCCCATCACCATCATGTACCAGGAGAACGGCGTCATCACCGTGCGACACCTCTACGAGGAGATGCGCGTAGCGGCCTGCGGCTGCAGGTAG
- the gdf10b gene encoding growth/differentiation factor 10b, with protein MAVSYLCALHLLLYLGTRTGALVDSSTPPGETHGSPSERALDRAAFERDAQDVVTINMYKTYDKYTKEPSERDGNTVRSFRALPVSNNRLLFQFNLTSIPESEVVVAATLHFLEPPRSQPRSWSCRRPRGPSCRPAAASSPGRLVLRGGGASVPLTPGVRLASLPLPSHPHHRGGWLQRNVSAPVTQAHAAGHVLLTTEFQLQQRRADRTLGEESGAESGAGPEPPYLLVYTDDRTIGEPNSVAVTLQRYGPFPGNADDPHTHHRPRRAAVEHLQNNLLPDVHHTEPKSRELWENTYFPLKAKPPPPHTPHTRSHTPALGPEAPHTRSHTPALGPEVPHTRSHTPALGPEAPHIRAGGEGGPREGWGGARELQFDERTMKKARRRQWTESRACSRRYLRVDFADIGWSDWVLAPKAFEAFYCAGTCRFPIPKVVRPSNHATIQSIVRAVGIIPGIPEPCCVPDKMSSLPVLYLDPERNLVLKVYPGMSVETCACR; from the exons ATGGCGGTTTCATACCTGTGCGCGTTGCATCTGCTTCTCTATCTCGGAACCCGTACAGGCGCGTTGGTGGACTCGTCGACGCCGCCCGGAGAGACACACGGGTCACCCAGCGAACGCGCCTTGGACCGCGCCGCGTTTGAAAGGGACGCGCAGGATGTGGTCACCATAAATATGTACAAAACCTATGACAAATATACCAAGGAGCCCAGCGAACGGGACGGGAATACCGTGAGGAGCTTCAGAGCTCTCCCGG TGTCCAACAACAGGCTCTTGTTCCAGTTTAACCTGACCTCCATCCCAGAGTCAGAGGTCGTTGTCGCAGCAACGCTGCACTTCCTGGAGCCGCCGCGCTCACAGCCCAGGTCCTGGAGCTGTCGTCGCCCGCGCGGGCCGTCGTGTCGTCCGGCGGCGGCCTCGTCTCCCGGGCGGCTGGTGCTGAGGGGAGGAGGAGCGTCCGTCCCGCTGACCCCCGGCGTCCGCCTCGCGTCGCTCCCGCTGCCGTCCCACCCTCACCACCGCGGCGGCTGGCTGCAGCGCAACGTCTCCGCTCCCGTCACGCAGGCCCACGCCGCCGGACACGTGCTGCTGACCACCGAGTTCCAGCTCCAGCAGCGGCGAGCGGACCGGACCCTGGGGGAGGAGTCAGGGGCGGAGTCGGGGGCGGGGCCTGAGCCGCCGTATCTGCTGGTGTACACCGACGACCGGACCATCGGCGAGCCCAACAGCGTTGCCGTCACCCTGCAGCGTTACGGCCCGTTCCCCGGCAACGCCGATGACCCGCACACTCACCACCGGCCCAGACGCGCCGCCGTGGAACACCTGCAGAACAACCTGCTGCCCGATGTCCACCACACGGAACCCAAAAGCAGGGAACTCTGGGAAAACACCTACTTCCCTCTCAAGGCCAAACCGCCCCCtccacacacgccacacacacgctcacacacaccagccctcgGCCCCGAGGcgccacacacacgctcacacacaccagccctcgGCCCCGAGGtgccacacacacgctcacacacaccagcccttgGCCCCGAGGCGCCACACATACGCGCGGGCGGAGAGGGGGGTCCACGGGAGGGCTGGGGGGGGGCTCGGGAGCTGCAGTTCGACGAGCGCACCATGAAGAAGGCCCGGCGGAGGCAGTGGACCGAGTCGCGCGCCTGCTCCCGCCGCTACCTCAGGGTGGACTTCGCCGACATCGGCTGGAGCGACTGGGTGCTCGCCCCCAAGGCCTTCGAGGCGTTCTACTGCGCCGGGACCTGCCGCTTCCCCATCCCCAAG GTGGTCCGCCCCTCCAATCACGCCACCATCCAGAGCATCGTCCGTGCCGTCGGAATCATTCCTGGTATTCCAGAACCTTGCTGCGTTCCGGATAAGATGAGCTCGCTACCGGTGCTCTACTTGGATCCAGAGCGGAACCTGGTTCTGAAGGTTTACCCAGGGATGTCTGTGGAGACCTGCGCCTGTCGGTGA